A part of Aspergillus flavus chromosome 1, complete sequence genomic DNA contains:
- a CDS encoding signaling protein swift, which yields MVGHEEELQLFDQCKICIICSKDLSLDTAHQLATTLEEQGGESVIYEPPAAFPPLHEFSHLVSTTIDFPTFEAANDALIPVVKPQWLHACLNKRKLANPRQYSPDPRLFLNDVVVTCGDIPEGDKDAIIGGVLAKGGLYSPRITQMVTHLVDLTTDSDKARVALGKKLNVKIVLPHWFDDCLKLGRRIDERPYILPNPEILRAGPDAPIRSTENRDIVGASTAEPTTLPTPRPKLDVFEGKHVMLSTDLGIGSHLLDSITEIIEEGGGTITSDPSKAEVLICRYREGFAYRVASRLNKEVGNLSWLYHLITYNTWTSPLRRLLHYPVPRTAIPGFEGFKISLSNYVGEARSYLENLVAASGAECTKTLKQDNTHLVTAHGNSEKCSAAKEWGLHVVNHLWLEESYAKWKLQPVSDPRYTHFPRRTNLGEVVGQTRLDRGTLESLFFPSEHKPEAATSPRRVMQNRDQNATAGKATVSMQPPQAKELEDDKDVSDAGNATPAGKSRKPSDSRKLQTPARTRLMSEGKENDTPSSTSSRKSKEAAAARLHDIAPDIALYEKERKRVGGVIYGGRKKTDEDRVTLNAKKRRSLEPEANSDEDEATEAKRQKKSKPPVTMHLLITGYQKWVGNMKKEDADKRQLRELGVQVVQDARKCSHLAAPSILRTPKFVNALAYSPMIISTDFITACLKKNELLDPAGYVLEDKAAEKRFRFSLEVALSNAKENKNRLLQGYQIYCVESIRGGFEAFKSIVDTNGGNFTLFRGRVSYQAQREESNDDSDKDDSWSRKEVYLLSSVVPEHQRLWPRFRQMVQGIGKTPRIVRVDWLLDIVMSQELRAADEYELSEDMSDKMEE from the exons ATGGTGGGTCACGAAGAGGAGCTTCAGCTCTTCGACCAGTGCAAGATCTGTATAATATGCTCGAAAGACCTCAGCCTCGACACAGCGCACCAG CTTGCGACAACTCTTGAGGAGCAGGGTGGTGAATCCGTCATCTATGAACCGCCAGCCGCCTTTCCACCGTTACATGAATTTAGCCATCTCGTATCTACGACCATCGATTTCCCGACATTTGAAGCTGCTAACGACGCTTTGATTCCTGTCGTCAAACCGCAATGGCTGCATGCGTGTCTAAACAAAAGAAAGCTAGCAAATCCGCGACAGTACAGCCCTGACCCCCGACTATTCTTGAACGATGTTGTGGTTACATGCGGTGATATCCCAGAGGGTGATAAGGATGCGATCATTGGTGGTGTGCTGGCAAAAGGCGGGCTCTACAGCCCTAGGATAACACAAATGGTCACTCACTTGGTCGATCTGACCACGGATTCAGACAAGGCTCGAGTAGCACTTGGCAAGAAACTGAATGTCAAGATAGTGCTTCCGCACTG GTTTGACGACTGCCTGAAACTTGGACGACGGATCGACGAGCGCCCATATATTCTGCCGAACCCAGAAATCCTGCGTGCTGGCCCCGATGCGCCAATCCGCTCTACTGAGAATCGAGATATTGTTGGAGCTTCCACAGCCGAACCAACTACTCTACCGACACCTCGGCCAAAGCTCGATGTGTTCGAAGGGAAACACGTCATGCTTTCGACAGACCTTGGGATTGGTTCACACTTATTAGATTCGATCACGGAGATTATCGAGGAAGGCGGAGGTACTATCACATCTGATCCCTCCAAGGCAGAGGTCTTGATATGTCGCTACAGAGAAGGCTTTGCATATCGTGTGGCGTCGAGGCTGAATAAAGAGGTTGGAAACTTATCTTGGCTTTATCATTTGATAACATACAACACCTGGACCTCGCCCCTGCGGCGATTGCTGCACTATCCTGTACCGCGCACTGCAATCCCGGGTTTTGAAGGATTTAAGATCAGTTTGTCCAATTATGTTGGGGAAGCTAGATCTTATCTGGAAAATCTAGTCGCCGCATCAGGTGCAGAATGTACCAAGACTTTGAAACAAGACAACACACATTTGGTCACTGCTCATGGAAACAGTGAAAAGTGCTCCGCAGCAAAAGAATGGGGGCTGCATGTAGTCAATCACTTGTGGCTTGAAGAGAGTTACGCTAAGTGGAAGCTGCAGCCGGTTTCCGATCCCCGTTATACGCACTTTCCTCGACGGACGAACCTGGGCGAGGTAGTTGGTCAAACACGGCTGGACAGGGGTACTCTCGAAAgcctcttttttccttcagAACACAAGCCCGAAGCTGCCACAAGCCCGCGGCGAGTCATGCAGAACAGGGATCAAAATGCTACAGCCGGAAAGGCGACAGTTTCTATGCAGCCACCACAGGCGAAAGAGCTGGAAGATGACAAAGATGTCTCGGATGCAGGGAATGCAACACCAGCTGGCAAGTCGCGGAAACCTTCAGATAGCAGGAAGCTACAGACGCCCGCGCGTACCCGACTTATGTCGGAAGGCAAGGAGAACGACActccatcatcaacaagcAGTCGGAAGTCCAAGGAAGCCGCAGCTGCCCGTCTTCATGACATTGCTCCGGATATTGCGCTGtacgagaaggaaaggaagcgTGTTGGTGGTGTGATCTATGGAGGTCGCAAAAAGACAGATGAGGACCGTGTTACACTAAATGCTAAGAAGCGAAGGTCACTCGAGCCTGAGGCTAATAGCGACGAGGACGAAGCAACGGAGGcaaagaggcaaaagaaatcaaagccTCCCGTAACAATGCATCTATTAATCACGGGATACCAAAAGTGGGTCGGAaacatgaagaaagaagatgcagacAAG CGACAACTTCGAGAACTTGGAGTCCAGGTTGTCCAAGATGCCCGGAAATGTTCTCACCTTGCTGCCCCGTCTATACTTCGAACCCCTAAGTTCGTCAACGCACTTGCTTATAGCCCAATGATCATTAGCACCGATTTCATCACAGCATGCCTTAAAAAGAACGAGCTTTTAGATCCTGCCGGTTACGTCTTGGAGGACAAGGCTGCAGAAAAGCGATTCCGGTTCTCTTTAGAGGTAGCCCTGAGCAACGcgaaggaaaacaagaacaggCTTTTGCAGGGGTATCAGATCTATTGTGTCGAATCCATTCGAGGGGGGTTTGAAGCCTTCAAATCCATTGTTGACACCAATGGAGGAAATTTTACGCTCTTCCGCGGACGCGTTTCGTACCAAGCACAACGAGAAGAGAGTAATGATGATAGTGACAAAGACGATAGCTGGAGTCGGAAAGAAGTGTACCTCCTCAGCAGTGTAGTACCTGAGCACCAAAGACTATGGCCGCGGTTCCGCCAGATGGTGCAGGGTATTGGCAAGACGCCGCGGATTGTGCGCGTGGATTGGCTTCTTGACATTGTGATGTCGCAAGAATTGCGCGCAGCAGATGAGTATGAGCTTAGTGAAGACATGTCCGACAAGATGGAGGAGTAA
- a CDS encoding ESCRT-II complex subunit-domain-containing protein encodes MSNSTPFQFPPTYSFPPFFTPQPNSTTRLSQLQKWSLLIQSWCRHHRTYRLSLIEAIESPLFHNSTLRKRIPLSEARNILDWMAESEEKGGGGRRAEWVDGTNKTIAWVWWRRPEEWAGILADWVENTGQKNVVLTVYELVEGEATMSQEWHGMDVDVMMKSLNVLVKRGKAQVFGSEGQEGVKFF; translated from the exons atgtctAATTCTACTCCCTTTCAATTCCCACCGACCTACTCCTTCCCCCCATTCTTCACACCCCAGCCGAACAGCACAACACGACTCTCGCAGCTCCAAAAATGGTCCTTATTAATTCAATCCTGGTGTCGCCACCACCGAACATACCGTCTCTCCTTAATAGAAGCTATCGAGTCACCGTTATTCCATAATTCCACGCTGCGGAAACGAATTCCATTGTCCGAGGCGCGGAATATCTTGGACTGGATGGCAGAGAGCGAAGAGaagggtggaggaggaaggagggcGGAGTGGGTTGATGGGACGAATAAGACGATTGCTTGGgtttggtggaggaggccgGAGGAGTGGGCGGGAATACTGGCAGATTGG GTTGAGAATACCGGACAAAAGAACGTGGTTTTGACGGTTTATGAGTTGGTTGAAGGGGAGGCCACTATGTCACAAG AATGGCATGGCATGGATGTAGATGTTATGATGAAGTCGCTCAATGTCCTCGTGAAACGGGGCAAGGCCCAGGTCTTTGGTAGTGAGGGCCAGGAAGGTGTTAAGTTTTTCTGA
- a CDS encoding methyltransferase-like protein 1 (tRNA (guanine-N(7)-)-methyltransferase), producing the protein MSTPPAKRQKRDQYRKRAAAAANEDTGKVKLPQKKFYRQRAHANPFSDHQLDYPLSPAHMDWSSHYPAFVNPDPEQKNLAGARKLLKDVEVVDIGCGFGGLLVGLAPLLPETLMLGMEIRTQVIEYVENRIQALRTQQNQLKNSSTTASESPAPAIPAEPATDGASPDAASTPETSNSPVPGGYQNISALRSNTMKFFPNFFGKQQLSKIFICFPDPHFKAKKHKARIISENLNAEYAYALKPGGLLYTITDVEEYHHWVLRHFREEGEHEASEGGVKDLFERVSEEELASDPCVEVMRESTEEGKKVTRNKGNKYVAVFRRKADPEWPA; encoded by the exons ATGTCCACTCCCCCGGCCAAGCGCCAAAAGCGCGATCAATACCGTAAAAGAGCGGCGGCCGCAGCCAACGAAGACACGGGCAAGGTTAAACTGCCCCAAAAGAAATTCTATCGGCAGCGTGCACACGCGAATCCCTTCTCAGACCATCAATTGGATTA TCCGCTCAGTCCGGCGCATATGGACTGGTCGTCGCATTATCCGGCGTTCGTGAACCCTGATCCTGAGCAAAAGAATCTGGCGGGCGCGAGGAAACTTCTGAAAGATGTCGAGGTTGTGGATATTGGATGCGGGTTCGGTGGATTGCTTGTTGGCCTTGCGCCGTTATTACCTGAGACTCTGATGCTTG GCATGGAAATCCGCACCCAAGTTATCGAATATGTAGAAAACCGCATCCAAGCACTCCGAACCCAACAGAACCAGCTCAAGAACTCCTCTACAACCGCCTCCGAATCCCCAGCACCGGCAATCCCTGCCGAACCAGCCACCGATGGAGCCTCTCCGGACGCAGCCTCCACCCCCGAAACATCCAATAGCCCTGTCCCGGGCGGATATCAGAACATCAGCGCCCTCCGCAGTAATACGATGAAGTTCTTCCCCAACTTCTTCGGCAAGCAGCAATTATCTAAGATCTTTATTTGCTTCCCGGACCCTCAtttcaaggccaagaagcacAAGGCCCGAATTATTTCTGAGAATCTGAATGCTGAATATGCCTACGCGCTGAAGCCTGGGGGTCTTTTGTATACGATCACTGATGTGGAGGAGTACCATCATTGGGTTTTGAGGCATTTCCGAGAGGAAGGTGAACATGAAGCGAGTGAAGGTGGAGTGAAAGATCTCTTTGAGCGGGTATCTGAGGAGGAATTGGCAAGTGATCCCTGTGTCGAGGTTATGAGGGAGTCTACGGAGGAAGGCAAGAAGGTCACCAGGAACAAGGGAAACAAATATGTGGCTGTTTTCCGTCGCAAGGCCGACCCCGAATGGCCTGCTTGA